From the Natrarchaeobaculum aegyptiacum genome, one window contains:
- a CDS encoding SDR family NAD(P)-dependent oxidoreductase, which yields MRFDGKTVFITGAGSGLGRAAATRFADEGATVVAADLDLEGAEETIDRLEADGRAIELDVRDADAVQAAIDETVETFGLDVVVNNAGVSHDRARVEEIDLTERDRILDVNVAGVWNGCRAAIPHLTEQGSGAIVNTASLAGVIGAPQLGAYSLSKGAVVNFTRTVAAEVGPHGVRANAVCPGVTDTPMPRKNRSEEEWAATKSEMARHYPLKRLGRPEDVAGAMAFLASDDAAWVTGHALVVDGGFSCC from the coding sequence ATGCGATTCGATGGCAAGACAGTGTTCATCACGGGTGCCGGTTCTGGACTGGGACGAGCGGCGGCAACGCGGTTCGCCGACGAGGGCGCGACGGTCGTCGCCGCCGACCTCGATCTCGAGGGAGCCGAGGAAACGATCGACCGACTCGAGGCCGACGGGCGAGCGATCGAACTCGACGTCCGGGACGCTGACGCCGTTCAGGCGGCGATCGACGAAACCGTCGAGACGTTCGGACTCGACGTGGTGGTGAACAACGCGGGCGTTAGCCACGACCGGGCGCGAGTCGAGGAGATCGACCTCACAGAGCGCGATCGAATTCTCGACGTCAACGTCGCCGGCGTCTGGAACGGCTGTCGTGCGGCGATCCCCCACCTCACAGAGCAGGGATCGGGTGCCATCGTCAACACGGCGTCGCTGGCGGGTGTCATCGGCGCACCACAGCTCGGGGCGTACTCGCTCTCGAAGGGTGCCGTGGTCAACTTCACGCGGACGGTCGCCGCCGAGGTCGGCCCGCACGGCGTCCGGGCGAACGCGGTCTGTCCGGGCGTCACCGACACCCCGATGCCCCGGAAGAACCGCTCCGAGGAGGAGTGGGCAGCGACGAAATCCGAGATGGCCAGACACTACCCGCTCAAGCGACTCGGTCGCCCCGAGGACGTTGCCGGTGCGATGGCCTTCCTCGCCAGCGACGACGCCGCCTGGGTCACCGGGCATGCCCTCGTCGTCGACGGCGGTTTCTCCTGTTGCTGA